In Asterias rubens chromosome 10, eAstRub1.3, whole genome shotgun sequence, the following proteins share a genomic window:
- the LOC117295724 gene encoding gonadotropin-releasing hormone II receptor-like — translation MATTSVNPTLITYIYETVEVNDTYSNFTKAGPTSDGNGTDYHSGISIYDDYLIRLILYVIIFVVSTIGNTAVLCSLIKGRRRKSRVNLLIMHLTVADLMITFFNIPTYFIWLITYQWYGGDIMCRSVMYIAMVGTYASPFILIVISLDRFASIVFPLSVRQADMRCKIMLRVAWAACIIASIPQLLIHQVMSPKSDPDFTQCVDYGFRKNFPVFWNLYHWFVMAATYFIPLTLIIGCYTSIVIKIFGNSTIRSYSGNNGNRMTLRRSGVDTLPKARVRALKMTGAIVTAFIVCWTPTCIEGTITHANPALGEATPIWLNHIMLAFGFSNVCIDPIVYGMFTVDFRRHFPGCFDCWGGRNILRGRRSGRSTTSSNNYPPVTYASSTRCGTTTGVSGNYHVMELDSRHGTAEKCV, via the exons ATGGCGACTACATCAGTCAATCCAACTTTGATAACTTACATTTATGAGACAGTGGAAGTGAATGATACCTACTCCAACTTCACCAAAGCGGGCCCGACGTCTGATGGCAATGGAACCGACTATCATTCAGGTATTAGCATTTATGATGATTACTTAATACGACTGATTCTCTACGTGATTATATTCGTAGTCTCAACAATAGGAAACACTGCGGTATTGTGTAGTCTCATCAAAGGACGCAGGAGGAAGTCTCGGGTGAATCTTCTCATCATGCACTTGACTGTAGCAGATCTTATGATAACGTTCTTCAATATCCCAACATACTTCATCTGGCTCATTACATACCAGTGGTACGGCGGGGATATCATGTGTAGGTCAGTCATGTACATTGCCATGGTAGGGACATACGCGTCGCCATTCATTCTCATCGTCATAAGTCTAGACCGGTTTGCCTCTATTGTATTCCCACTTAGCGTCCGGCAGGCAGATATGAGGTGTAAGATTATGCTACGGGTTGCGTGGGCAGCGTGTATCATCGCAAGCATTCCCCAG CTTCTTATCCATCAAGTCATGTCACCGAAGAGTGACCCAGACTTCACTCAGTGTGTTGACTATGGATTCAGAAAGAACTTTCCTGTATTCTGGAACTTATACCATTGGTTCGTCATGGCTGCCACGTACTTTATACCTTTGACGTTGATTATTGGCTGCTATACTTCCATTGTCATCAAAATATTTGGCAATAGCACCATCCGCAGCT aTTCCGGTAACAATGGCAACCGAATGACGCTTCGTCGCTCCGGTGTCGACACTCTCCCTAAGGCTCGCGTGAGGGCGCTTAAGATGACTGGTGCAATCGTCACAGCCTTCATAGTATGCTGGACTCCAACGTGCATTGAGGGCACTATCACCCACGCAAACCCTGCTCTGGGAGAAGCAACCCCGATATGGTTGAATCATATAATGCTAGCATTTGGCTTCTCTAATGTTTGTATCGACCCAATAGTCTATGGGATGTTCACCGTGGACTTTAGGCGGCATTTCCCAGGGTGTTTCGACTGCTGGGGCGGGCGGAATATCCTGCGGGGTCGACGCAGTGGAAGGTCCACCACGTCGTCTAACAACTATCCACCCGTCACCTATGCGTCTTCCACTCGATGTGGTACCACTACAGGCGTGTCAGGGAACTATCATGTGATGGAATTGGATAGTCGCCATGGGACAGCTGAGAAATGTGTATAA